The genomic region CGGCATCGAGCTGGATGCCGGCTACCGCCTGGATCTGCTGGTCGCGGACGCGATCATCGTGGAGTTGAAGGCGGTGGAGAAGGTGCTGCCGGTGCACGAGGCGCAGTTGCTTTCGTACCTGAAGCTCAGCGGATGTAAAATCGGGTTGCTGATCAATTTTCATGTGCCGAAGTTGAAAGATGGGATCAAGCGGATGGTAAATGGCTTGTAGTTTTTTACCGCGGAGAACGCAGAGCAAAAGGCTCTGCTCTGCGCCCTCGGCGGTAAATACATAAGAGGCGCCTATGGCTACCACCAACCACGAGCGCGTCGGCAAAGCGATGGACCTGCTGCGCCAGGGCTTGCTGCCCTTCGTCGAGCGCGAGGCGCAGACGCAGTACGGCAAGTACTGGGTTTCGCGCGTTACCGAGAAATGGCGCAACGAGTTGACCTGGCGCGATGACGAAACGCCGCACCTCGACATCGCCGCCCTGCTCAAAATCATGGGGGAGCAGTGGAACGAGGTCTTCCGCAAGACGCTGGGCTTCGCCGAGCGCAGCCTGGTGAGCGAGTTGCGCGAGGCGCGCAACAAGTGGGCGCACCAGGAGAGCTTTTCCAGCGATGACGCCTACCGCGCCCTCGACTCGGCCCACCGGCTGCTGACGGCCATCTCCGCGCCGCAGGCCGAGGAACTCGAACGCATGAAGATGGAACTGCTGCGGCTGCGCTTCGACGAGCAGGTGCGCAGCGAGCGCCGCAAGAGCGCCGGGGCGGCGATCGAGAGCGCGGTCACCGGGGCGCTGAAGCCCTGGCGCGACGTGATCACCCCCCACCCCGACGTGGCCAGCGGGCGCTACCTGCAGGCCGAGTTCGCCGCCGATCTGTGGCAGGTGCACCTGGGCGAGGGCAGCGACGAGTACCGCAACCCGGTGGAGTTCTTCCGCCGCACCTACCTCACCGAGAGCCTGACCCGCCTGCTCGTCGGGGCCATCCGGCGGCTGAGCGGCGCGGGCGGCGACCCGGTGGTGCAGCTCCAGACCAACTTCGGCGGCGGCAAGACCCACTCCATGCTGGCCCTCTACCACCTCTTCGGCGGGGCCAACCCTACCGACCTGGCGGGCATGGACCGGGTGATGCAGGAGGCCGGCGTCACCACCCTGCCCACGGCCCGCCGGGTGGTGCTGGTGGGCAACAAGATCTCGCCCGGCAACCCCGTGCTCAAGCCCGACGGCACGCTGGTGCGGACGCTGTGGGGCGAACTGGCCTGGCAACTCGGCGGGCGCGACGCCTTCGAGCGCGTGCGCCTCGACGACGAGCGCGCCACCAACCCCGGCGACACCCTGCGCGCCCTGTTCAACGACTACGGCCCCTGCCTCATCCTGGTTGACGAGTGGGTCGCCTACGCGCGGCAGTTGCACGACCAGGGCGAGTACAGCCGCTCTGACGGGGCGCCTCTGCTGCCGGGGGGGAGCTTCGAGACCCAGTTCAGCTTCGCCCAGGCGCTGACCGAGTCGGCGCGGCTGGCGAAGCACTGCCTGCTGGTGGTCAGCCTGCCGGCCTCCGACACGGCCGGATCGCCCTACACCCAGGCCGACGATGCCGAGGTGGGCGGGCAGCGGGGCCGCGAGGCCCTCGAGCGGCTGCGCAACGTCATCGGGCGCCTCGAATCCTCCTGGCGCCCGGCGAGCGCCGAGGAGGGCTTCGAGATCGTCCGGCGGCGGCTCTTCGAGCCGCTGCGCGACCCGGCCCAGTTCAAGGACCGCGATGTGGTGGCGCGGGCCTTCGCCGACCTCTACCGCAGCCAGGCCCAGGAGTTCCCCCCGGAGTGCCGTGAAAGCAGCTACGAGCAGCGCCTCAAGGCCGCCTACCCCATCCACCCCGAGGTCTTCGACCGGCTGTACACCGACTGGTCCACCCTGGTCAAGTTCCAGCGCACCCGCGGCGTGCTGCGCCTGATGGCGGCGGTCATCCACAGCCTGTGGGAGAAGGGCGACCGCAACCCGCTGATCATGCCCGCCAACGTCCCCATTGACGAGCCGCGGGTGCAGTTCGAGTTGACGCGCTACCTCTCCGACAACTGGGCGCCCATCCTGGAGAAGGACGTGGACGGCCCCGGCTCGCTGCCGTTGCAGATTGACCGCGACGTGCCCAACCTGGGCAAATACGCCGCCACGCGGCGCGTGGCCCGGGCCATCTACCTTGGCTCGGCCCCCACGGCCACCGCGGCCAACCGGGGCATCGAGGACCGGCGCATCAAACTCGGCTGCGTGATGCCGGGCGAATCACCGGCGGTCTTCGGCGACGCCCTGCGGCGCCTGGCGGCGTCGGCCACCTACCTCTACCAGGACGGGTCGCGCTACTGGTACGCCACCCAGCCCACGGTCACCAAACTGGCCGAGGATCGGGCCGAGCAGCTCAGGCGCGACCCCGACCGGGCGCTGGCGGAGCTGGAGCGGCGCCTGCGGGCCGACCTGCGCAAGATGGGCGACTTCAGCCGCGTGCACCCCCTGCCGGTCAGCGGCGCCGACGTGCCCGACGACCTCGATGCCCGGCTGGTGGTGCTGGGCGTTGACGCGCCGTACAGCAAAGAAGCGGACAACCCCGCCGAAGCGCGGGCCAGGGAGATCCTGGAGAAACGCGGCAACGCCCCGCGGCTCTACCGCAACAGCCTGGTCTTCCTGGCGGCGGACAAAACGCGGGTGCAGGATCTGGACGAGGCGCTGCGCAGGTACCTGGCCTGGGAGTCGATCCTCGCCGAAAAGGAGAGCCTGGACCTCTCGCCCAACCAGGTGCGGCAGGCCGAGACGCAGAAGGCCAGCGCCGACGGCGTAGTGACGGCGCGCCTGCCGGAGACCTACCAGTGGCTGCTCGTGCCGGCGCAGGCCACGCCGCAGGCCCCGGTGGAGTGGAAGGCCCTCCGGCTGAGCGGGCAGGACGCCCTGGCCGTGCGGGCGAGCAAGAAGCTGCGCGGCGAGGAACTGCTCATCCTCAGCCTGGCCCCCTCGAGCCTGCGGCTGGAGCTGGACCGGGTGCCCCTCTGGCGCGGCGACCACGTGAGCGTGCGGCAGCTCATCGAGGACTTCGGGCGCTACCACTACCTGCCGCGCCTGCGCGACCCGGGGGTGCTGCTGGCGGCCATCCGCGAGGGGGTGAATCTGCTGACCTGGGAACTGGACTCCTTCGCCTACGCCGAGGGCCACGATGAGGCGGCGGGGCGCTACCGGGGGCTGCGCGCGGCGACGATGGTGAGCCTCAGCGAGCACGACGGGGGGCTGATCGTCAGGCCGGAGGCGGCCAGGCGGCAACTCGATGCTGAAATGGCTCAAGTTATTACCGCGGAGAACGCAGAGGAAAGCGGAGATGTTTTTGCTGGCGGTTCACCAACGCGATACAGCGAAACCAGTACCGAACCTTCTCCGCGGCTCTCCGCGTCCTCCGCGTCCCCGGTGGTAAAGCCACGGACGCTGCGGCGCTTTCACGGCAGCGTCGAGGTAAGCGCCGAGCGCGCCGGGCGCGATGCCAGCCGCATCGCCGAGGAGGTCATCGCCCATCTCACGGCGCTGGTGGGGGCCAGGGTGCGCGTGACCCTGGAGATCGAAGCCGAGATCCCCGGCGGCGCCCCCGACCACGTGGTGCGCGTGGTGACGGAGAACAGCCGGGCGCTGAAGTT from Chloroflexaceae bacterium harbors:
- a CDS encoding GxxExxY protein; amino-acid sequence: MELNHISGQIVDAAMKVHTALGPGLLESAYEACLAHELRKRGLKVLTQVALPVVYDGIELDAGYRLDLLVADAIIVELKAVEKVLPVHEAQLLSYLKLSGCKIGLLINFHVPKLKDGIKRMVNGL
- a CDS encoding Swt1 family HEPN domain-containing protein, whose translation is MATTNHERVGKAMDLLRQGLLPFVEREAQTQYGKYWVSRVTEKWRNELTWRDDETPHLDIAALLKIMGEQWNEVFRKTLGFAERSLVSELREARNKWAHQESFSSDDAYRALDSAHRLLTAISAPQAEELERMKMELLRLRFDEQVRSERRKSAGAAIESAVTGALKPWRDVITPHPDVASGRYLQAEFAADLWQVHLGEGSDEYRNPVEFFRRTYLTESLTRLLVGAIRRLSGAGGDPVVQLQTNFGGGKTHSMLALYHLFGGANPTDLAGMDRVMQEAGVTTLPTARRVVLVGNKISPGNPVLKPDGTLVRTLWGELAWQLGGRDAFERVRLDDERATNPGDTLRALFNDYGPCLILVDEWVAYARQLHDQGEYSRSDGAPLLPGGSFETQFSFAQALTESARLAKHCLLVVSLPASDTAGSPYTQADDAEVGGQRGREALERLRNVIGRLESSWRPASAEEGFEIVRRRLFEPLRDPAQFKDRDVVARAFADLYRSQAQEFPPECRESSYEQRLKAAYPIHPEVFDRLYTDWSTLVKFQRTRGVLRLMAAVIHSLWEKGDRNPLIMPANVPIDEPRVQFELTRYLSDNWAPILEKDVDGPGSLPLQIDRDVPNLGKYAATRRVARAIYLGSAPTATAANRGIEDRRIKLGCVMPGESPAVFGDALRRLAASATYLYQDGSRYWYATQPTVTKLAEDRAEQLRRDPDRALAELERRLRADLRKMGDFSRVHPLPVSGADVPDDLDARLVVLGVDAPYSKEADNPAEARAREILEKRGNAPRLYRNSLVFLAADKTRVQDLDEALRRYLAWESILAEKESLDLSPNQVRQAETQKASADGVVTARLPETYQWLLVPAQATPQAPVEWKALRLSGQDALAVRASKKLRGEELLILSLAPSSLRLELDRVPLWRGDHVSVRQLIEDFGRYHYLPRLRDPGVLLAAIREGVNLLTWELDSFAYAEGHDEAAGRYRGLRAATMVSLSEHDGGLIVRPEAARRQLDAEMAQVITAENAEESGDVFAGGSPTRYSETSTEPSPRLSASSASPVVKPRTLRRFHGSVEVSAERAGRDASRIAEEVIAHLTALVGARVRVTLEIEAEIPGGAPDHVVRVVTENSRALKFTQAGFEEE